A single genomic interval of Prunus dulcis chromosome 5, ALMONDv2, whole genome shotgun sequence harbors:
- the LOC117628620 gene encoding phospholipase A1-IIgamma-like: MGSFIAARWRVLSGEDEWEGLLDPLDIDLRHYIIHYGERAGAIGYGLIDKPTSISKNIGLPRYAKRNLFSKVGLETGNPYKYEVKKYLYAATRFAPGKSSLLGFVAVSTDEGSKVLGRRDILISWRGTMLDQEVEVDATILFFSASDILGKEHNPQVHLGWHGYYTNLDSESAHNKTASCRDQVLAAVRELVDEYKDEEISITVTGHSMGSAIAVLNATDIVYNGYNKPTNSNNVSLVTAIVFACPNVGDQGFKKVFSSLENLRVLRITNEWDPVPKLPILPYVPVGKELVIDTLKSPYLKNAIDSVHQLEVYLHGVAGTQGRNNDFKLEINRDLALVNKILDGLDDKYHIIPKWWIERNNSMVQMEDGSWELMDHEKDDDDDDDGA, encoded by the exons ATGGGTAGCTTTATTGCAGCCAGGTGGAGGGTTCTGAGTGGCGAGGACGAGTGGGAGGGTCTGCTAGACCCTCTCGATATTGATCTTCGCCACTATATCATTCACTACGGTGAAAGGGCTGGAGCCATTGGTTATGGACTCATTGACAAGCCAACATCAATTTCGAAGAACATCGGACTTCCCCGGTATGCCAAGAGAAATTTATTCTCTAAGGTGGGTTTGGAGACAGGCAATCCATACAAGTACGAGGTGAAGAAGTATTTGTATGCAGCAACAAGATTTGCACCTGGGAAATCAAGCTTGTTGGGATTTGTTGCGGTGTCGACGGATGAAGGAAGCAAAGTGTTAGGAAGGAGGGACATTCTGATTTCATGGAGAGGAACCATGTTGGACCAAGAGGTAGAGGTCGACGCTACGATACTTTTTTTCTCAGCTTCTGATATTCTGGGAAAGGAACATAATCCTCAGGTGCACCTTGGTTGGCATGGCTATTATACTAATCTTGACTCTGAGTCAGCACACAATAAAACTGCTAGTTGCAGAGATCAG GTTCTAGCTGCAGTTAGAGAACTAGTAGACGAATACAAGGACGAGGAGATCAGCATTACTGTCACTGGCCACAGCATGGGTTCAGCTATTGCAGTTCTAAATGCAACTGATATTGTTTATAACGGATACAATAAGCCTACAAACTCAAACAATGTGAGTCTTGTCACAGCCATTGTGTTTGCCTGCCCAAATGTGGGAGACCAAGGCTTCAAGAAGGTATTCTCTAGTCTCGAAAATCTTCGGGTCTTGCGTATCACCAACGAATGGGATCCCGTCCCTAAGTTACCAATTCTACCTTATGTCCCTGTTGGAAAAGAGTTGGTAATCGACACTCTCAAATCGCCCTACTTGAAGAATGCAATAGACTCTGTGCATCAGTTGGAGGTTTACTTGCATGGAGTGGCAGGAACACAAGGGAGAAACAATGATtttaaattggaaattaatcgAGATCTTGCATTggtaaacaaaattttggatGGTCTAGATGATAAATATCATATAATTCCTAAGTGGTGGATAGAGAGGAACAACTCTATGGTTCAAATGGAGGACGGCTCCTGGGAGTTAATGGATCATGAGAAAGATGACGATGATGACGATGATGGAGCCTAG